The following coding sequences are from one Arthrobacter sp. PvP023 window:
- a CDS encoding ABC transporter substrate-binding protein, whose amino-acid sequence MRFSRTSKALGMVAIAALALTGCGAGGGSTDGASQAAGDPNKVITAYSNEPQKPLMPADTGEVYGGRVVELLFEGLRSYDPSGKSVNALAESIESPDGQNYTIKVKSGSKFTNGEEVTAKSFVDAWNFAALSTNAQSNSSFFESIEGYDAVSATKTEKGADGKDTDVPAPTAQTLSGLALKDDSTITVKLTQPEADWPLRLGYSAFMPLPADAIKDPKKFGENPVGNGPYKMAKEGAWQHDSQIELVKNADYQGARAAKNGGVTFKFYTDPAPAYTDIQGNNLDVTDVLPTDALKTYTTDFPENHLNKPYAGNSTLNIPGYLPEFQGEAGKLRRQALSMAINREEITKVIFSGTRIPAKDFTSPAVDGYNENVAGSDVLKFDAAKAKDLWTKADAISPWPADKTLQLAYNTDGGNKEWIDAVANNFKNNLGIKAEGQPFAKFAEILKLRTAKDLPGLTRAGWQADYPSLYNFLGPLLKTGASANYEGYTNPEFDKLLTEGLGAKSTDDANKKFTQAQEILFEELPNLPLWYSARQAVWSQNVSNVDSGWNGVLQYWAITAK is encoded by the coding sequence ATGCGTTTTTCGCGCACTTCCAAAGCACTGGGCATGGTTGCCATCGCGGCCCTTGCCCTGACCGGATGCGGTGCCGGAGGCGGCTCCACAGACGGTGCCAGCCAGGCTGCAGGCGACCCCAACAAGGTCATCACCGCGTACAGCAACGAACCGCAGAAGCCCCTGATGCCCGCCGATACCGGCGAAGTGTACGGTGGCCGCGTTGTGGAGCTCCTGTTCGAAGGACTTCGGAGCTACGACCCCAGCGGCAAGTCCGTCAACGCGCTGGCAGAGTCCATCGAGTCCCCGGACGGCCAGAACTACACCATCAAGGTCAAGTCCGGCAGCAAGTTCACCAACGGCGAGGAAGTTACCGCCAAGAGCTTTGTTGACGCATGGAACTTCGCCGCTCTGAGCACCAACGCCCAGAGCAACAGCAGCTTCTTCGAATCCATCGAAGGCTATGACGCAGTCAGCGCCACCAAGACGGAGAAGGGCGCGGACGGCAAGGACACCGACGTTCCTGCCCCCACTGCACAGACCCTCTCAGGCCTTGCATTGAAGGATGATTCCACCATCACGGTCAAGCTGACGCAGCCTGAAGCCGACTGGCCGTTGCGTCTTGGCTACTCGGCCTTCATGCCCCTGCCCGCTGACGCCATCAAGGACCCGAAGAAATTCGGCGAGAACCCGGTCGGTAACGGCCCGTACAAGATGGCCAAGGAAGGTGCCTGGCAGCACGACAGCCAGATCGAACTGGTCAAGAACGCTGATTACCAGGGTGCGCGTGCTGCCAAGAACGGCGGCGTGACGTTCAAGTTCTACACCGACCCGGCCCCGGCCTACACCGACATCCAGGGCAACAACCTCGATGTCACGGACGTCCTGCCGACGGATGCCCTGAAGACCTACACCACGGACTTCCCTGAGAACCACCTCAACAAGCCGTATGCAGGCAACTCCACCCTGAACATCCCGGGCTACCTGCCCGAGTTCCAGGGCGAGGCGGGCAAGCTCCGCCGCCAGGCGCTGTCCATGGCCATCAACCGCGAAGAGATCACCAAAGTCATCTTCTCCGGAACCCGCATCCCGGCCAAGGACTTCACCTCCCCGGCCGTTGACGGCTACAACGAAAATGTTGCCGGTTCCGATGTTCTCAAGTTCGACGCCGCCAAGGCCAAGGACCTGTGGACGAAGGCCGACGCCATCAGCCCGTGGCCGGCTGACAAGACCCTGCAGCTTGCGTACAACACTGACGGCGGCAACAAGGAATGGATCGACGCCGTTGCCAACAATTTCAAGAACAACCTGGGAATCAAGGCCGAGGGCCAGCCGTTCGCCAAGTTTGCTGAAATCCTGAAGCTGCGCACCGCCAAGGACCTTCCCGGCCTGACCCGTGCCGGCTGGCAGGCAGACTACCCGTCGCTGTACAACTTCCTCGGCCCGCTCCTGAAGACCGGCGCCAGCGCCAACTACGAGGGCTACACGAACCCCGAGTTCGACAAGCTCCTCACCGAAGGCCTCGGCGCCAAGTCCACGGACGACGCCAACAAGAAGTTCACCCAGGCACAGGAAATTCTCTTCGAGGAACTCCCGAACCTGCCGCTGTGGTACTCCGCACGTCAGGCCGTCTGGAGCCAGAACGTCAGCAATGTTGACTCTGGCTGGAACGGTGTTCTGCAGTACTGGGCCATCACCGCCAAGTAG